The genomic segment AGGCTTGTCCTCAAAAGCGTGGCGTGTGTACACGCGTTTATACGACTACGCCGAAGAAACCGAACTCGGCCCTGCGTAAGGTAGCCCGTGTGCGCCTGACAAACGGCTTTGAGGTGACCAGTTACATTCCCGGTGAAGGGCATAACCTGCAGGAGCACTCTGTGGTGCTGATCCGCGGTGGGCGCGTGAAGGACCTTCCCGGTGTTCGTTATCACATCCTGCGTGGTGTGCTGGATACACAGGGTGTGTCCAACCGTCGTCAGGGTCGTTCTAAGTATGGGGCAAAGCGTCCCAAATAAGGGGCGGTTTATCTCAGGATGTAAAGGGAATAGGATATGTCTCGTCGTCACGCTGCTGAAAAGCGCAAAGTTCTGCCGGATCCCAAATTTGGGGATGTTGTGCTGACGAAATTTGTCAACAACCTTATGGTTGACGGTAAAAAATCCGTAGCTGAAAGAATTGTTTATGGTGCGCTGGATCTGGTTCGGTCCAAGACGGGCCGTGAGCCGATGGAAGTGTTCCATGAGGCGCTGGACAATATAAAGCCTGCGGTTGAAGTGCGGTCCCGCCGTGTCGGGGGGGCGACCTATCAGGTGCCTGTTGAGGTGCGCGCGGATCGTGCGCAGGCGCTGGCGATCCGCTGGTTGATTGAGATGTCTCGTAAGCGCAATGAAAATACCATGACCGAGCGCCTTGCCGGTGAATTGATGGATGCGTTGAACAATCGCGGCGCTTCAGTGAAGAAGCGTGAGGATACGCACCGTATGGCCGAAGCCAACAAGGCATTCTCTCATTACCGCTGGTAATAGACGACTTAAGGAATCAGGAAGATGGCACGCACAACCCCGCTCGAAAAATATCGCAATATCGGTATTATGGCGCATATTGATGCCGGTAAAACCACAACAACGGAACGTATTCTGTTCTATACCGGCGTGAGCCACAAAATTGGTGAGGTGCATGATGGCGCTGCCACCATGGACTGGATGGAGCAGGAGCAGGAGCGGGGGATTACGATCACCTCTGCCGCGACCACCTGTTTCTGGAACGATCATCGGATCAATATCATTGACACCCCGGGTCACGTGGACTTCACCATTGAGGTGGAACGGTCCTTGCGGGTTCTTGACGGTGCGGTGGCTGTGTTCGATTCTGTGGCCGGCGTGGAGCCCCAGTCCGAAACTGTCTGGCGTCAGGCGGACAAATACAAAGTGCCGCGCATGTGTTTTGTGAACAAGATGGACCGTATGGGAGCCAACTTCTTCCGCTGCGTGGAGATGATTAAGGATCGCCTCGGGGCAGTTCCGCTGGTGACCCAGCTGCCGATTGGCGCAGAAGCCGAATTTGAGGGTATGGTTGACCTGCTGAAAATGAAAGCCATCGTCTGGGACGATGAAAGCATGGGCGCCAACTATGTTGAAAAGGACATTCCGGCGGATCTGCAGGATGATGCAGACGCTTATCGCATGGAGCTGATTGAAACCGTGGTGGAGCAGGATGAGGCCGCCATGGAGGCTTATCTTGAGGGTAATGAGCCGGATATGGCGACATTGAAGAAGCTGATCCGCAAAGGCACCATTGCCGGCGATTTTGTGCCGGTGCTGTGTGGGACGGCCTTCAAGAACAAAGGGGTTCAGCCGCTGCTCGATGCCGTGGTGGATTATCTGCCGTCACCAGTTGATGTGGAAGCCATTCGTGGTGTGTCTGTGGATGGGGAAAAGGAAATCCTGCGTAAATCTTCCGATGACGAGCCTTTTGCCGCTCTGGCGTTTAAGATCATGAACGACCCGTTTGTGGGGACGCTGACATTCTGCCGGATTTATTCCGGGGTGTTGGAGTCCGGCACTCAGGTCACCAACTCCGTCAAGGGCAAGAAAGAAAAAATCGGCCGCATGTTGCAGATGCACTCCAATTCTCGTGAGGACATCAAGGAAGCTCGCGCCGGGGATATTGTGGCGTTGTGCGGTCTGAAAACCACCACTACCGGGGACACCCTCTGCGCCAATAATGACCAGGTTATTCTGGAACGCATGGAATTCCCTGATCCGGTGATTGAGGTGGCCGTTGAGCCGAAAACCAAAGCCGACCAGGAAAAGATGGGGGTTGCCCTTAATCGTCTGGCGGCCGAAGATCCCAGTTTCCGGGTGAAAACCGATGAGGAAAGCGGTCAGACCGTGATCGCCGGCATGGGCGAGCTGCACCTTGATATTATCGTGGATCGCATGAAGCGGGAATTCAAGGTGGAGGCCAATGTGGGGGCGCCGCAGGTGGCGTATCGTGAATCCATCGCCCGTGAGGTTGAGGTGGATTACACCCATAAGAAACAGTCCGGTGGTTCCGGTCAGTTCGGTCGGGTGAAAATAGTTGTCACCCCGGGTGAGCGCGGGTCCGGCATTCAGTTTATTGATGAAATCAAGGGCGGAAATATTCCGCGTGAATACATCCCTGGTGTGGAAAAAGGGATCCGGGATGTGGCCGACAGCGGTGTGCTGATCGGTTTCCCGATCATCGACTTCCAGGTGCGTCTGGTGGATGGGGCTTATCACGATGTTGACTCCTCTGTATTGGCGTTTGAAATCGCCGGTCGCGGGGCCATGCGTGAAGCGGCCCAGAAGGCCGGTATCAAGCTTCTGGAACCGATGATGAAAGTGGAAGTGGTAACGCCCGAGGAATATATGGGTGACGTGATCGGGGACCTGAACTCACGTCGCGGCCAGATTGCCGGCACGGAAGCCCGCGGTCCGGCCCAGGTGGTCACCGCGATGGTGCCGCTGGCCAATATGTTTGGTTATGTCAACCAGTTGAGGTCATTTACTCAGGGACGTGCGCAGTACAGCATGTTGTTTGATCATTATGCGGAAGTGCCGCAGAACGTCGCTGAGGAAATCAAGGCGAAATATGCCTGATCATCGAATTGAATATTAACACGCAACTAACTTTTCCCGTGAGGATAAAGCGGGACGCTTGAATATAAGTGAGAAGGTAACGAAGATGGCAAAAGAGAAGTTTGAACGTACGAAGCCGCATTGTAACATTGGGACAATCGGCCATGTTGACCATGGGAAGACGACGCTGACGGCGGCGATTACGAAGGTTTTGGCCGAGCAGGGCGGCGCGGAATTTACGGATTACGCGAACATTGACAAGGCGCCAGAGGAGCGCGAGCGCGGGATCACGATTTCGACGGCTCATGTTGAGTATGAGACGGAGAAGCGGCACTATGCGCATGTGGACTGCCCTGGTCACGCGGACTATGT from the Luteithermobacter gelatinilyticus genome contains:
- the rpsL gene encoding 30S ribosomal protein S12, encoding MPTINQLVRKPRKKPVARNKVPALEACPQKRGVCTRVYTTTPKKPNSALRKVARVRLTNGFEVTSYIPGEGHNLQEHSVVLIRGGRVKDLPGVRYHILRGVLDTQGVSNRRQGRSKYGAKRPK
- the fusA gene encoding elongation factor G: MARTTPLEKYRNIGIMAHIDAGKTTTTERILFYTGVSHKIGEVHDGAATMDWMEQEQERGITITSAATTCFWNDHRINIIDTPGHVDFTIEVERSLRVLDGAVAVFDSVAGVEPQSETVWRQADKYKVPRMCFVNKMDRMGANFFRCVEMIKDRLGAVPLVTQLPIGAEAEFEGMVDLLKMKAIVWDDESMGANYVEKDIPADLQDDADAYRMELIETVVEQDEAAMEAYLEGNEPDMATLKKLIRKGTIAGDFVPVLCGTAFKNKGVQPLLDAVVDYLPSPVDVEAIRGVSVDGEKEILRKSSDDEPFAALAFKIMNDPFVGTLTFCRIYSGVLESGTQVTNSVKGKKEKIGRMLQMHSNSREDIKEARAGDIVALCGLKTTTTGDTLCANNDQVILERMEFPDPVIEVAVEPKTKADQEKMGVALNRLAAEDPSFRVKTDEESGQTVIAGMGELHLDIIVDRMKREFKVEANVGAPQVAYRESIAREVEVDYTHKKQSGGSGQFGRVKIVVTPGERGSGIQFIDEIKGGNIPREYIPGVEKGIRDVADSGVLIGFPIIDFQVRLVDGAYHDVDSSVLAFEIAGRGAMREAAQKAGIKLLEPMMKVEVVTPEEYMGDVIGDLNSRRGQIAGTEARGPAQVVTAMVPLANMFGYVNQLRSFTQGRAQYSMLFDHYAEVPQNVAEEIKAKYA
- the rpsG gene encoding 30S ribosomal protein S7, yielding MSRRHAAEKRKVLPDPKFGDVVLTKFVNNLMVDGKKSVAERIVYGALDLVRSKTGREPMEVFHEALDNIKPAVEVRSRRVGGATYQVPVEVRADRAQALAIRWLIEMSRKRNENTMTERLAGELMDALNNRGASVKKREDTHRMAEANKAFSHYRW